The Candidatus Zixiibacteriota bacterium genomic interval ACATTCGCGATGGCCTGGTGAATCGGGTCGTAGTTGCCTCCTGTTCACCTCTGATGCACGAGCCCACTTTCAGAAACGCGATGTCTAATGCAGGGGGGAATCCATTCCTTTTCCAGATGGCGAATATTCGTGAGCACGTGAGCTGGGTCACGCACGATAAGAACGCGGGCACACTGAAGGCCAAAGCACTGATTGCTGCGGCGGTTCATCGGGTGGCACTCCATCAGCCGCTCGAACGCAGCCGTGTACCGGTCAACCCGAATGTCCTAGTCGTTGGTGCCGGGATTGCCGGAATTCAGGTTGCTTTATTGCTGGCACAAGCCGGCAAGAATGTCTATCTGGTTGAACGCGAACCGTCAATCGGTGGTCACATGTCCAGATTCGACAAGACCTTTCCCACCCTCGATTGTGCGGCCTGTATCCTGACCCCAAAGATGGTATCAGTCGGCCAGAATCCTCGGATTCACCTGATGACATGGGCCGAGGTCGCATACGTTGAAGGATATGTTGGCAATTTCAAGGTGAAAATCAAGAAGAAGCCGCGATACGTTGACACGGAAACATGCATCAGCTGCGGTCTCTGCTATGAGGCATGTCTCAGCCGCCCGTATCCGAAATACAGGAGAATGATCCTGGGAAAACAGATCATCAAAGAGGGGAAGGTCCTGGAGATGCATCAACCCGATGACACGAAGCTCGAACAGGATTTGGCGGCTGTCATTGAATCTCAGCCTGAGCCAGAAGCGGTTTCGGCCACACGAAAAGGAGATTCCAGATGAAAACGGCTGTAGACAGACATTATGACTTAGAGCAGGCTATAAGCGTAGTTGTTGATAAGTATCAGGCCAAGCCAACCGCTTTGATCATGATCCTTCAGGATGTTCAGAAGCATCATCGGTATCTTCCCGTGGATACTTTAAAGCTGGTGGCAGAGAAAATGGGCATTCCGATTGCTCAGATCTATGGTGTGACTACCTATTACAGATCATTCAGCCTGAAGCCGAAGGGTAGGAACCACATCTGTGCGTGCACCGGCACCGCCTGCCATGTGCGCCAGGCGCAAGTCATTGTCGATAATCTGGAAACTGAGCTTGGCATTAAGGCAGGCGAAACGACACACGATCTGGAGTTCAGCCTTGAAACGGTCAATTGCCTTGGCGCTTGTGCGCTCGGTCCTCTTGTCACTGCAAATGATGTCTATTATGGAAACATGACCGTTTCCAAAGTTGACAAAATGTTGAATGAACTGCGCCGCAAGGAAACCGCGAACAAGATAGCACGGGAGGAGGAGGCATGAGTACGAATAGGATTTCTTCTCCTAAGGAACTGGACCGATTCAGGGATCGTCTAGTCAAAGAGCGGCAGCAACAAAAGACGATTATTACTGTCTGTGCCGGTACAGGTTGCTTGGCCTGTGGGGCCGAATCTGTCATTGCTGCCTTCAAGGATAGCCTCAGAGACTGCCGTCCAGGTGACAATGTCCAGGTGAGAACGACCGGTTGTCATGGTTTCTGTGAACGCGGCCCCCTGGTAGTGATTCAGCCGGAAGGAATATTCTACCAAAAAGTGAAACCTGTCGATGCCAAATTGATTGTCGATCGCACGATTAAGGATGGACAACTTGTCAAGAAGCTTCTCTACTGCGATCCGCTAACCGACGAAGTTATCGTCCACGAGAAGGACATACCTTTCTACAAGAAACAGATGCGCTTGGTCTTTGGAAAAAACGGCCTTATGGATCCCACATCTATCGACGACTATGTTGCCTTGGGAGGGTACCAGCCATTGGCAAAGACTCTGACCACAATGACTCCCGACGAAGTTGTGGATACGATCAAGAAGTCAGGCTTAAGAGGCCGCGGTGGCGGTGGTTTCCTTACCGGCAAGAAATGGGCGTCATGCCGGAGAGCCAAAGGACATCCTAAATATGTCATCTGTAACGCAGATGAAGGCGATCCCGGAGCGTTTATGGATCGTTCTTTGCTGGAAGGCA includes:
- a CDS encoding NAD(P)-binding protein; translated protein: MHTTETKSNGTPKIGVYVCHCGVNISHTVDVSGAVEFARHLPHVTAAKEYKFMCSDPGQEIIHQDIRDGLVNRVVVASCSPLMHEPTFRNAMSNAGGNPFLFQMANIREHVSWVTHDKNAGTLKAKALIAAAVHRVALHQPLERSRVPVNPNVLVVGAGIAGIQVALLLAQAGKNVYLVEREPSIGGHMSRFDKTFPTLDCAACILTPKMVSVGQNPRIHLMTWAEVAYVEGYVGNFKVKIKKKPRYVDTETCISCGLCYEACLSRPYPKYRRMILGKQIIKEGKVLEMHQPDDTKLEQDLAAVIESQPEPEAVSATRKGDSR
- a CDS encoding NAD(P)H-dependent oxidoreductase subunit E, with translation MKTAVDRHYDLEQAISVVVDKYQAKPTALIMILQDVQKHHRYLPVDTLKLVAEKMGIPIAQIYGVTTYYRSFSLKPKGRNHICACTGTACHVRQAQVIVDNLETELGIKAGETTHDLEFSLETVNCLGACALGPLVTANDVYYGNMTVSKVDKMLNELRRKETANKIAREEEA